Genomic DNA from Terriglobales bacterium:
CCGCCACCGCTGCAGTCCACGCCGTCGCTGTAATCCGCCGCGCAAGCAGGTAGCTTAGGTACGTCGCGACCAGATGGACCAGCACCGTTGTAGCGTGCCAGGGCGCAGGGTCGGTTCCAAAAAGTTTGTAGTTGGCCAGGAGCCATGCCATGAAAATCGGCCGATAAAAACTGCCCAGCCCGCCGCTGGCTACAAACTCCCACAAGTGATGTGTGAAGAAACCCGGCAGCGAACTCCACGAACCCAGCGCCGGGTTGTGCAGGATCTGCACGTTGTCGTCGAACACGAACTCGAAACGCAGCGTATCGGCGTACACCAGCGCAGTCAGCGCCAGCCCGACCACAACCAGTGGCCGTGCCGCCCGCTCCGATGCATCACGCCCGTGCGCAGGAGAAAGCTTGGGAGAAAGGCCCATGCGAAAGGATTCGCCGCATCATACAACGCAACCTGCGCGTTGTAGTGACGGGCACTCTGGCCGCCGGCGCATCAACGCGGTTCTCTCAGGAACTGTTGTCCCGAGCGCGTCGTTTGCGCGAGCGACCTGCGTCGCTGCCGCCAGCATCGCCCACCGTCGCGCCGGTCTGGGCCGCTTGCGCAATGCCTTCGTGCGTCCTTCATGTCCATGGTGTGGACCGCTTTTTCAGGTTTGCCAGCGCCGCTCGCGCCGCACTCGCCAGCGACCAGCGACGAACAACGGACAACCCTTCTATATAATCCCCACCGCCGGCCCAGATGAACGCCATCGAAACAGAGGCGCTGGAAAAGCGCTACCGCGTGGGTTTCTGGCGCGCGCGCCCGCGCATTGCGTTGCGTCCGCTTACGCTCGCCGTCCGCCAGGGAGAAGTTTTCGGCTATCTCGGCCCCAATGGCGCCGGCAAGACTACGACGCTGAAGCTCCTCATGGGCCTGGTCTGCCCCACCGCCGGACGCGCGCGCATCCTCGGCCTTCCTCACGATTCGCCGGCCGTCAAGGCGCGCATCGGATTCCTGCCCGAACAACCTTATTTCTACGACTACCTGACCGCCACCGAGCTCCTCATCTATTACGCCCAGCTCTCCGGCATTCCGGCCGGCGAACGGGCCGACCGCGCACGCCGCATGATCGAGCGCGTCGGCCTCGCGCACGCCGCACGGCTCCAGCTCCGCAAATTCTCCAAGGGAATGCTCCAGCGCGTGGGCATCGCGCAGGCGATCCTGCACGATCCCGGCGTCGTCTTCCTCGACGAGCCCATGTCCGGCCTCGACCCCATCGGCCGCCGCGAAGTCCGCGACATCATTCAGGACCTGAAGGACGAGGGCAAGACCGTCTTCTTCTCCACCCACATCCTCTCCGACGCCGAGGCCCTCTGCGACCGCGTCGCCATTCTGCACAAGGGCGAGCTGCGCGGCGTGGGCGCCGTCAGCGAGCTCACCGCCGGCGTCAAAGGACGCGTCGAGGTCCTCTATCGCGGCGCCGCCGCTACCGCGTCGCTTCAGGCCCTCGGAGCGCAGACCCACGTCACGGGCGAAACCGCCCGCGCCGTCCTCCCCGAAGACGAGCTCGACGCCGCCATTGACGCCCTCCGCCGCTCCGGCGCGCGCCTCATCGCCGTCACGCCCGTGCGCACCACGCTCGAGGACTACTTCGTCGCCCAGCTCGCCAGCAGCCCGTCCACGGCGCCAACCAAAGTCGAGGCCCGCCGATGACCTCCGCCACGCACTCCACCACCATCTCGCGCCTCACTGCCATCGCCGCCAACACCTTCCGCGAGGCGGTGCGCGACCGCGTGCTTTACAACCTGATCGTCTTCGCGCTGGTCCTGGTGGGCGCGGCCGTGCTCTTCGGCCAGATTTCCATCGGCATCGAGAAGATCGTCCTCATCAACCTCGGCCTCACGGCGATTTCCCTGTTCGGAATCCTGATCGCCATCTTCATCGGCATCGGCCTCGTCTCCAAGGAAATCGACAAGCGCACCCTCTACACCGTGCTCTCGCGCCCGGTGCGCCGCTGGGAGTTCATCGTCGGCAAGTTCCTCGGACTCTCCGGCACGCTCGTTGTCAACACCTCGCTGATGGCGCTGGGCTTCTTCGCCGCGCTCTTCTATGTGACCCACGGCTTCTCCGCGCAGGACGTTTCCCTGCTCGCCGCCCTCTACTTCATCGTTCTCCAGTTCGTGCTCATGACGGCGTTGGCTCTGCTCTTTTCCTCCTTCTCCACGCCCATCGAGAGTTCCGTGCTCGCCTTTGCCTTTTTCGTCATCGGATCGTTCGCCGAAGAGCTGCGTTCCTTCGCCGCCATGGTCACCGGCGTCACCCGCTGGGCCAGTGCCGCCGTCGCCTACATCGTGCCGAATTTCGCCGCGCTCAACGTCATCTCGCCGGTCGCCCACGGCGAGGCCGTCTCCGGCCGCCTGCTCCTGTTCAACACCATCTACACGCTGCTCTATGCCGCCGCCGCCATCAGCGGCGCCGTGCTGATCTTTGACCGCAGGGACCTCAAGTGAGTTCGCTCCCGTGACCTCCCGCCGCGCCACCGTCGTTTTCCT
This window encodes:
- a CDS encoding ABC transporter ATP-binding protein, producing MNAIETEALEKRYRVGFWRARPRIALRPLTLAVRQGEVFGYLGPNGAGKTTTLKLLMGLVCPTAGRARILGLPHDSPAVKARIGFLPEQPYFYDYLTATELLIYYAQLSGIPAGERADRARRMIERVGLAHAARLQLRKFSKGMLQRVGIAQAILHDPGVVFLDEPMSGLDPIGRREVRDIIQDLKDEGKTVFFSTHILSDAEALCDRVAILHKGELRGVGAVSELTAGVKGRVEVLYRGAAATASLQALGAQTHVTGETARAVLPEDELDAAIDALRRSGARLIAVTPVRTTLEDYFVAQLASSPSTAPTKVEARR
- a CDS encoding ABC transporter permease, which produces MTSATHSTTISRLTAIAANTFREAVRDRVLYNLIVFALVLVGAAVLFGQISIGIEKIVLINLGLTAISLFGILIAIFIGIGLVSKEIDKRTLYTVLSRPVRRWEFIVGKFLGLSGTLVVNTSLMALGFFAALFYVTHGFSAQDVSLLAALYFIVLQFVLMTALALLFSSFSTPIESSVLAFAFFVIGSFAEELRSFAAMVTGVTRWASAAVAYIVPNFAALNVISPVAHGEAVSGRLLLFNTIYTLLYAAAAISGAVLIFDRRDLK